One window of the Lycorma delicatula isolate Av1 chromosome 3, ASM4794821v1, whole genome shotgun sequence genome contains the following:
- the LOC142322342 gene encoding uncharacterized protein LOC142322342, whose protein sequence is MKYNIKKMNTYSRRIKTSFSVREQSLPEEYENSCRLCLTKDSLMTDIYNDDDIVPIPLKLRYCIALEVAKDDGLPSAVCTECMVQLNQYYAFKKRCLATDVKLRQFIKVPSFSKSLMLDVDSSSQEVTLLESSEVNKNSKDACTIKIEESGLMYLHDFYSNNSCSSNGSSGNNNNDENTDKDDDDDEEEEEEGECDNCVSDINDAVNIKTEYLGGITSEICDEKNKNTVSEENRRSTRIMLKRKRRLSPINSTSGNGESISADKEEISIEKKPHTSCKTGYRCSSCNSRFLSYKELQGHIRTNHVETLKMCTICVKSFISNSTLERHMRIHTGEKPFVCQKCGE, encoded by the exons ATGAAGTATAACATTAAAAAGATGAATACGTATAGTCGACGTATTAAGACTTCGTTTTCAGTTAGAGAGCAAAGTCTGCCCGAAGAATATGAAAATTCTTGTCGCCTATGTTTAACTAAAGATAGCTTAATGACTGATATTTACAATGATGATGATATTGTCCCTATtcctttaaaattaagatattgtaTTGCTCTagag gtAGCTAAAGATGATGGTCTTCCAAGTGCTGTATGTACAGAATGTATGGTACAACTTAATCAATATTATGCATTTAAGAAACGATGTTTAGCAACTGATGTAAAATTGCGCCAGTTTATCAAAGTTccatcattttcaaaatctttaatgTTAGATGTAGACTCCAGTTCACAG GAAGTGACTTTACTGGAGAGCTCTGAAGTCAACAAAAATAGTAAAGATGCATGTACTATCAAAATTGAAGAAAGTGGTTTAATGTACCTTCATGACTTCTATAGTAATAATAGTTGCAGCAGTAATGGTAgtagtggtaataataataatgatgagaaCACTGataaagatgatgatgatgatgaagaagaagaagaagaaggagaatGTGATAATTGTGTTTCAGATATTAATGATGCTGTTAATATAAAAAcg GAATATCTTGGTGGGATAACTTCTGAGAtatgtgatgaaaaaaataaaaatacagtatctGAAGAAAACAGAAGATCAACAAGAATAAtgcttaaaagaaaaagaagattatcaCCGATTAATTCTACTTCTGGTAATGGAGAATCAATTAGTGCTGATAAAGAGGAAATCTCAATTGAAAAGAAACCTCATACATCATGCAAAACTGGTTACCGATGTTCATCATGTAATTCCCggtttttaagttataaagaaTTGCAAGGTCATATTCGTACAAATCatgttgaaacattaaaaatgtgtactatttgtgtaaaatcatttatttctaatAGTACACTCGAACGTCACATGCGAATTCACACCGGAGAAAAGCCATTTGTTTGTCAGAAATGTG